In Fluviicola taffensis DSM 16823, the following are encoded in one genomic region:
- a CDS encoding T9SS-dependent choice-of-anchor J family protein, with translation MKKTILFITFLGSFFSFSQTYYLEDFDGIPGPTAGGAGTYTFPSGFLLRNVDNRTPAASVPYVNEAWERREDFGGNVADSVAFSTSFYTPTGAADDFMWIPAQVIQPNTTLFWNAKAYDAAFADGYEVRIMTVAPTGGTAVIGNQLSNSTVLFSTPAENSTWTTHSVPLIAFTGQTVYIGFRNNSNDKFILVIDDIELRVINNFDLEVTTPTQNPYTLAPANQLTTTQNLKLEAVIHNQGIQAMTNVALGCRVFKDGLLETTVTSSILPSLASGAASAPMTANYTPTSNGVYTFKYFPIATEADMSTSNDTILSTIPITVTDAEMARDNGVIVGQLGIGSGTGGFMGQVFNIENTTSLKEVKVHFTRGYTGKKLATAIFNTNGSGVPTTFLASTDTLLYIDDSARTYILPMHGGPLTLAPGKYGFIQIEFDSTLALAQTSAVFQSNTVFVKWPANGPNFTTVETFGGSFAKTFFIRPQFDICFGEIGGTLASSDNSTCELANGTATITLDPGYNVTWEDASTNPVITDLSAGYHTYTISNGDCSFIDSVEITTTQAPDATILSSTNPLCIGDSGQIEIDIQNGLAPYNVTWNIAGSSTTLVAPAGTYTATITDDNGCMTTISSTLLDPTLILANPTSTSTTCATCPDGIATVAPTGGIAPYSYDWSNGATTPSITNVLPGTYTVTITDANGCDMIASITINASSVGLDELVQFGLSVYPNPVTDFVTIQSEKFVIEKIQLIDNSGKIVSENKVGTTSSTIETAHLSKGTYQLVIKTSNQTFTTALIK, from the coding sequence ATGAAAAAAACCATACTATTCATTACCTTTTTAGGAAGCTTTTTTAGTTTCTCACAAACCTATTATCTCGAAGATTTCGACGGAATTCCAGGGCCAACTGCTGGAGGAGCAGGAACCTACACTTTTCCTTCTGGATTTTTACTCAGAAATGTAGACAACCGAACACCAGCTGCATCAGTACCCTATGTGAATGAAGCTTGGGAACGAAGAGAAGATTTTGGAGGTAATGTGGCTGATTCCGTTGCATTCAGCACTTCTTTTTATACTCCAACCGGAGCTGCAGATGATTTCATGTGGATCCCTGCTCAGGTAATCCAACCAAATACCACACTCTTTTGGAATGCGAAAGCCTATGATGCTGCCTTTGCGGATGGTTATGAAGTACGTATTATGACCGTTGCTCCAACCGGCGGTACTGCGGTTATTGGAAATCAGTTAAGTAATTCTACTGTGCTTTTTTCAACTCCTGCCGAAAACTCAACATGGACAACTCATTCGGTTCCGCTAATTGCTTTCACTGGGCAAACTGTTTACATCGGTTTTAGAAACAATTCCAATGATAAATTTATCCTGGTAATTGATGATATCGAATTGCGTGTCATTAACAACTTCGATCTGGAGGTAACTACACCAACCCAAAATCCGTATACACTAGCTCCGGCAAATCAATTGACAACTACACAGAATTTAAAACTGGAAGCTGTTATCCATAATCAAGGAATACAAGCCATGACCAATGTTGCATTGGGCTGTCGTGTATTTAAAGATGGTTTATTGGAAACTACTGTAACAAGCAGCATCCTTCCTTCATTAGCTTCAGGAGCTGCTTCAGCCCCAATGACAGCAAACTATACTCCTACTTCAAATGGTGTATACACTTTCAAGTATTTCCCTATCGCTACTGAAGCAGATATGAGCACTAGTAATGACACCATTTTATCCACTATTCCAATTACCGTTACAGATGCAGAAATGGCCAGAGACAATGGCGTCATTGTTGGGCAGCTTGGAATTGGTTCCGGAACTGGCGGGTTTATGGGTCAAGTCTTCAACATTGAAAACACAACCTCCCTAAAAGAGGTCAAAGTACACTTCACCAGAGGATATACCGGAAAAAAATTGGCAACTGCCATTTTCAATACCAATGGCAGCGGTGTGCCAACCACATTCTTAGCGTCAACAGACACACTTCTTTACATTGATGATAGTGCCAGAACATACATTCTTCCGATGCACGGAGGTCCTTTAACACTTGCACCCGGAAAATATGGATTTATTCAAATCGAATTCGATTCTACCTTAGCTCTTGCTCAAACATCCGCTGTCTTTCAGTCAAATACTGTCTTTGTTAAATGGCCCGCGAACGGACCAAACTTTACTACTGTTGAGACCTTTGGGGGAAGCTTTGCAAAAACTTTCTTTATCAGACCTCAGTTTGATATCTGTTTCGGAGAAATCGGTGGAACACTTGCTTCATCCGACAATTCAACCTGTGAGCTTGCAAATGGAACTGCAACAATCACACTAGATCCTGGATATAATGTAACATGGGAAGACGCATCTACAAATCCAGTTATTACCGATTTAAGTGCTGGATACCATACTTATACTATTTCAAATGGAGATTGTTCATTTATTGATTCAGTTGAAATCACAACTACACAAGCTCCTGATGCAACCATATTATCTTCAACAAATCCATTATGTATTGGAGATTCTGGGCAGATCGAAATTGATATTCAAAACGGTCTGGCACCTTATAATGTGACTTGGAATATTGCAGGAAGTTCAACCACCTTAGTTGCTCCTGCAGGAACATATACTGCAACAATTACGGATGATAATGGTTGTATGACAACTATTTCAAGTACGCTATTAGATCCAACCCTAATTTTAGCAAATCCAACTTCAACGAGCACCACTTGTGCAACTTGCCCCGATGGTATTGCTACAGTTGCTCCAACAGGCGGAATAGCTCCATACTCATATGACTGGAGTAATGGTGCAACTACTCCTTCAATTACAAATGTGCTTCCAGGAACATATACGGTAACAATTACAGATGCAAACGGATGTGATATGATCGCTTCAATTACAATCAATGCATCTTCAGTTGGATTAGATGAATTAGTACAGTTCGGACTTTCAGTTTATCCAAATCCAGTAACTGATTTTGTTACTATACAATCAGAGAAGTTCGTTATTGAAAAAATTCAGTTAATTGATAATAGCGGGAAAATCGTTTCAGAAAATAAAGTAGGTACTACTTCAAGTACCATTGAAACCGCTCATTTGTCAAAAGGGACTTATCAAT
- a CDS encoding Tex family protein, producing MQKNEFVLNASGLKEKAIQNTIQLLDGGATIPFISRYRKEMTGGLDEVQVAQIRDLAKKYEELISRQQTIIGSIEEQGKLTDELKTKVLTCFDSIVLEDIYLPYKQKRQTKGDKAKKLGLEPLARMIMSQRGGDPEQMAERFLKGDVVDEDMAIQGAVDIMAEWINENAIARGRVRTLFQRKAIFASKLVKGKEEEGAKYRDYFDFSEPLYKVASHRFLAIIRAEREGVLSLKAQPEKDDALESLERFFVKTEDECGDLVAKACKESYSRLMCSSLENELLAQAKEKADKEAISVFSTNLRQLLLAPPVGNKRTLAIDPGFRTGCKVVCLDEHGNLLTNVTIFPHAPQNEKDKASSKIFQLVQAYKIEAIAIGDGTAGRETEAFIKHVRFDRDLDVYVVREDGASIYSASPIARKEFPDYDVTVRGAVSIGRRLMDPLAELVKIDAKSVGVGQYQHEVNQTSLKDALDDVVVSAVNAVGVDLNTASPYLLSYVSGLGLGLAENIVAYRTENGGIKSREELKKVKRLGDKAYEQAAGFLRVRDGENPLDNSSVHPESYKFVKQVAKKLGIELKDLIGNETKLNEVKHADFSEIDSFTFTDIIKELKKPGRDPRKKAQVLEFDSRIRTISDLKEGMILTGIVTNVTNFGAFVNIGIKENGLIHKSQLADVYVEDPTQFISLHEHVEVRVMEIDEARKRVGLQRLS from the coding sequence ATGCAAAAAAATGAATTCGTACTAAATGCCTCAGGATTAAAAGAAAAGGCAATTCAAAATACAATACAATTATTGGACGGAGGAGCAACGATTCCCTTTATTTCCAGATACCGTAAAGAAATGACTGGTGGTTTGGATGAGGTTCAAGTTGCTCAGATTCGCGATTTAGCAAAAAAATACGAGGAATTAATTTCGCGTCAGCAAACCATTATTGGTTCAATTGAAGAACAAGGAAAATTGACGGATGAGTTGAAAACAAAAGTGTTGACTTGTTTTGATTCAATAGTATTAGAAGATATTTATTTGCCTTACAAGCAAAAACGCCAAACAAAAGGAGATAAAGCGAAGAAGTTAGGATTGGAACCTTTGGCACGAATGATTATGTCGCAGCGTGGTGGTGATCCAGAGCAAATGGCAGAGCGCTTTTTGAAAGGTGATGTTGTGGACGAAGATATGGCTATTCAAGGCGCTGTTGATATTATGGCAGAATGGATCAATGAAAATGCCATTGCCCGTGGACGAGTGCGAACTTTATTTCAGCGCAAGGCAATTTTTGCTTCCAAATTAGTAAAAGGAAAAGAGGAAGAAGGTGCAAAATACCGTGATTATTTCGATTTTTCAGAACCGCTTTACAAAGTGGCTTCTCACCGGTTTTTGGCAATTATCCGTGCGGAAAGAGAAGGGGTTTTGTCTTTGAAAGCACAGCCAGAGAAGGATGATGCATTGGAATCTTTGGAACGATTTTTTGTGAAAACAGAAGACGAATGTGGTGATTTGGTAGCCAAAGCTTGTAAAGAATCTTATTCCAGATTGATGTGTTCTTCATTGGAGAATGAATTGCTTGCCCAAGCCAAAGAAAAAGCGGACAAAGAAGCAATTTCGGTTTTCTCTACAAACTTGCGCCAATTATTGCTTGCTCCACCAGTTGGAAACAAGCGCACCTTAGCAATTGATCCAGGATTTAGAACAGGATGTAAAGTAGTTTGTTTGGACGAACATGGGAATTTATTGACGAATGTGACAATTTTTCCGCATGCTCCTCAAAATGAAAAAGACAAAGCTTCTTCTAAAATCTTTCAATTGGTTCAAGCCTATAAAATTGAAGCTATTGCAATTGGTGATGGAACAGCGGGTAGAGAAACGGAAGCTTTTATCAAACACGTTCGCTTCGACAGAGATTTGGATGTATATGTTGTTCGCGAAGACGGAGCTTCTATTTACTCCGCAAGTCCGATTGCAAGAAAAGAATTTCCAGATTACGACGTAACTGTTCGCGGAGCAGTTTCAATTGGTCGCAGATTAATGGATCCATTGGCTGAATTGGTTAAAATTGACGCGAAATCTGTTGGAGTGGGACAGTATCAGCATGAAGTAAATCAAACTTCCTTGAAAGATGCCTTGGATGATGTAGTTGTTTCAGCTGTGAATGCAGTTGGAGTTGATTTGAATACCGCCTCTCCTTATTTATTGAGTTACGTTTCAGGTCTTGGTTTAGGTTTAGCAGAGAATATCGTTGCTTACAGAACAGAAAACGGTGGAATTAAATCGCGCGAAGAACTCAAAAAAGTAAAACGTTTAGGTGATAAGGCTTACGAACAAGCAGCAGGATTTTTACGTGTTCGAGACGGTGAAAATCCATTAGATAATTCATCCGTTCATCCGGAAAGTTACAAATTTGTGAAGCAAGTAGCTAAAAAACTGGGTATTGAGCTAAAAGACTTGATTGGAAATGAAACAAAATTAAATGAAGTAAAACATGCTGATTTTTCAGAAATCGATTCATTTACGTTTACGGATATCATCAAGGAATTGAAAAAACCAGGTCGAGATCCGCGTAAAAAAGCCCAGGTTTTGGAGTTCGACAGTCGCATTCGCACTATTTCCGACTTAAAAGAAGGAATGATTCTCACTGGAATTGTAACCAATGTAACCAATTTCGGAGCTTTTGTTAATATTGGAATTAAAGAAAACGGCTTAATCCACAAATCGCAGTTGGCAGATGTGTATGTCGAAGATCCAACGCAGTTTATTTCGCTGCATGAACACGTTGAAGTGCGTGTAATGGAAATTGATGAAGCGCGAAAACGGGTAGGATTGCAGAGATTGAGTTAG
- a CDS encoding septal ring lytic transglycosylase RlpA family protein produces the protein MRYLIFGIIAAGFLVSFQLVPSLKLPATCDQNPFTQTGNASYYANKFQGRRTASGATYHKDSMYCAHKSLKFGTILKVTNTKNDSVIIVKVVDRMGKSSPHIIDLSMAGAQKLNFVRNGIAKVKVEEVIPTPVAKAN, from the coding sequence TTGAGATATTTGATTTTTGGAATAATTGCAGCAGGTTTTTTAGTAAGTTTTCAACTTGTGCCATCGCTAAAGCTACCGGCGACATGCGATCAAAACCCTTTTACACAAACAGGTAATGCGAGTTATTACGCAAACAAATTTCAAGGAAGAAGAACAGCTTCTGGTGCAACTTATCATAAAGACAGCATGTACTGCGCGCATAAATCATTGAAATTTGGGACCATTTTGAAGGTCACAAACACGAAGAATGATTCCGTAATTATTGTCAAGGTTGTTGACCGTATGGGAAAATCTTCGCCACACATCATTGATTTAAGTATGGCGGGAGCCCAAAAATTGAATTTTGTTCGAAATGGAATCGCCAAAGTCAAAGTAGAAGAAGTTATTCCAACTCCTGTGGCGAAAGCAAACTAA
- a CDS encoding DUF2459 domain-containing protein, with protein sequence MKKAWNILAISVRTFFEVLFAFIAVYILIFLSISPFTFQAEKTSAPKTEIIYISTNGIHSDVILPIQHPLMNWKKTLNMEKMLSVDTFQTHLKFGWGDKNFFLRTKEWSDMEVGTVLNTVFGRGPGAMHLILCTPKDLDKKSLVEIHLTKRQYQKLCAFIKCSFLFENGKAKVIQDHPYGTYDFFYDSSIEYNMSYTCNTWTNNALKRAGQKACVWTPFKGAIFSKY encoded by the coding sequence ATGAAAAAAGCTTGGAATATACTTGCTATCAGTGTCAGAACTTTCTTCGAGGTACTCTTTGCCTTCATTGCTGTTTACATCCTCATTTTCCTATCTATTTCTCCATTTACTTTTCAGGCCGAGAAAACAAGTGCTCCGAAAACCGAGATTATTTACATTTCCACCAATGGAATTCATTCGGATGTCATTCTACCAATCCAGCATCCATTAATGAATTGGAAGAAAACCCTGAACATGGAGAAAATGCTATCCGTTGATACGTTTCAAACGCATTTAAAATTTGGCTGGGGAGACAAAAATTTCTTCCTAAGAACAAAGGAATGGAGCGATATGGAAGTAGGAACTGTTCTAAATACAGTCTTCGGAAGAGGTCCTGGAGCTATGCATCTCATCTTATGCACCCCAAAAGATTTAGACAAAAAAAGTTTGGTGGAAATTCACCTAACAAAAAGGCAATATCAAAAATTATGCGCTTTTATCAAATGTAGTTTCTTGTTTGAAAATGGAAAAGCGAAAGTCATTCAAGATCATCCTTACGGAACGTATGATTTCTTTTACGATTCGAGTATTGAGTACAATATGAGTTATACCTGTAATACTTGGACGAATAATGCATTGAAACGTGCGGGACAAAAAGCGTGCGTGTGGACTCCCTTTAAAGGTGCCATTTTTTCGAAGTATTAA
- a CDS encoding acyl-CoA dehydrogenase family protein, with protein sequence MSQAIKGGEFIIRDVTPNEIFTPEEWTEEQNMIAQTCDDFIEQEITPLLDRIDKMEEGLMPSLIEKAGELGMLGLSVPEDLGGMGVDFKTSLLATERLGKGHSFSVAYGAHTGIGTLPLLYYGNAEQKAKYIPKLASGEWKAAYCLTEPSAGSDANSGKTKAALSPDGKHYIINGQKMWITNGGFANFFTVFAKIDDDKNLSAFLVEADSEGISLNPEEKKMGIKGSSTRQVFFNNVKVPVENMLSERENGFKIALNILNIGRIKLAAGVLGGAKQTITDSVRYANEREQFGRMISKYGAIRYKIAEQAIRTYVAESAIYRAGQNIDDAIQAFVAGGMEKGQATLKGIEQFAPECAILKVAGSECLDYVADEGVQIFGGMGYSAESSVERGYRDSRINRIFEGTNEINRLLIVDMVLRRAMKGELDLMGPAMKVASELMSIPEMTELGSSPLAVQRQALAGFKKTILMVAGSAVQKLMQTMSKEQEILMNIADLAIWVYQAESVLLRVEKLIETKGEAAAAVQIAIVKTYFYDTAERIDKAAKDAIYSFADGDEARMMTTGVKRFTKIDPINPKNERQTIAEFVIEKNAYTL encoded by the coding sequence ATGTCACAAGCTATTAAAGGTGGAGAATTCATTATCCGCGACGTTACCCCAAATGAGATTTTCACTCCAGAAGAATGGACTGAAGAGCAAAATATGATTGCCCAAACATGTGATGATTTCATTGAACAAGAAATTACTCCATTATTAGATCGAATTGATAAAATGGAAGAAGGATTGATGCCTTCATTAATTGAAAAAGCTGGTGAACTAGGAATGTTAGGATTATCCGTTCCAGAAGATTTAGGAGGAATGGGCGTTGATTTTAAAACTTCTTTGCTTGCAACAGAACGATTAGGAAAAGGTCATTCATTTTCAGTAGCATACGGTGCTCACACAGGAATTGGTACTTTACCTCTATTGTATTACGGAAATGCTGAGCAAAAGGCGAAATACATTCCTAAATTGGCAAGTGGTGAATGGAAAGCTGCTTATTGTTTGACAGAACCAAGCGCTGGATCTGACGCAAACTCAGGAAAAACAAAAGCGGCATTATCTCCGGATGGGAAACATTACATCATCAATGGTCAGAAAATGTGGATTACTAATGGAGGCTTTGCTAACTTCTTCACAGTCTTTGCTAAAATAGATGATGATAAAAATCTTTCGGCATTCTTAGTTGAAGCAGATTCAGAAGGAATCTCTTTAAATCCAGAAGAGAAAAAAATGGGAATTAAAGGTTCATCTACTCGTCAAGTATTCTTTAATAACGTGAAAGTACCTGTTGAAAACATGCTTTCAGAACGAGAAAATGGATTTAAAATCGCATTAAACATCTTAAATATTGGTCGCATCAAATTGGCTGCTGGAGTTTTAGGTGGAGCTAAACAAACAATTACAGACTCTGTTCGCTATGCAAATGAGCGTGAGCAATTTGGAAGAATGATTTCTAAATACGGAGCCATTCGCTATAAAATTGCGGAACAAGCCATTAGAACTTACGTTGCTGAATCTGCCATTTACCGCGCTGGACAAAACATTGACGACGCTATTCAAGCATTTGTAGCTGGTGGAATGGAAAAAGGTCAGGCAACATTAAAAGGAATTGAACAATTCGCTCCTGAATGTGCAATTTTAAAAGTTGCAGGATCAGAGTGTTTGGATTACGTTGCTGATGAAGGTGTTCAAATTTTTGGAGGAATGGGCTATTCAGCTGAATCATCTGTTGAAAGAGGATACCGCGATTCTCGTATCAACCGTATTTTCGAAGGAACGAATGAGATCAATCGTTTATTAATTGTAGACATGGTTCTTCGTCGTGCAATGAAAGGTGAATTGGATTTAATGGGCCCTGCAATGAAAGTTGCTTCCGAGTTAATGAGCATTCCAGAAATGACAGAACTAGGTTCAAGTCCATTAGCTGTTCAACGTCAAGCTTTGGCTGGATTTAAGAAAACCATTTTGATGGTTGCTGGATCTGCTGTTCAAAAGTTGATGCAAACAATGTCGAAAGAACAAGAAATTTTGATGAATATTGCTGATCTTGCTATCTGGGTTTACCAAGCAGAATCAGTGTTATTGCGTGTAGAGAAATTAATTGAAACAAAAGGTGAAGCTGCAGCTGCGGTTCAAATTGCAATTGTAAAAACCTATTTCTACGATACAGCTGAACGCATTGACAAAGCTGCCAAAGATGCAATCTACAGTTTTGCTGATGGCGATGAAGCTCGCATGATGACAACTGGTGTAAAACGTTTTACTAAAATTGATCCAATCAATCCGAAAAATGAAAGACAAACAATTGCAGAATTTGTAATTGAGAAAAACGCATACACTTTGTAA
- a CDS encoding histidine kinase dimerization/phosphoacceptor domain -containing protein, which translates to MAQQDILSTLRKLISGMDESLVIFDQNGSVLHASYDLEKLLEKSDIVGTTIFEHLTYEHERVEHFLRDLNTSKYMDLQVVLKKSVGSFTARMRLASWKVADNEFVVLGSLVDSTQLERKRRDLLRKTLTIELLSKSKKIRNGKLHDAIYEILEMSSKAVGVTRVSAWLFDESHEHIECIGNYDTRLGKMIPQESLPVIEMPTYFMLFETEKIILAANAQTSPYTSELNDSYLVPNGIVSLMDIPIRSEGSIIGVICFEQVKQTRNWTLNDQKFGLIAAQMTSLAVETHKRKIAQQELEAALRQQKRLLVETNHRIVNNLKITSSLLNIQVNKARDSYHKNLMLDSVNRVQSILNLHEMLTEGSKNLRVSLNQYINKLVQSLRDSLSFPQKQLQLLTSIDSCEVKSSLAICIGIIINEAVLNAYKHAFEENEIGVIRIDFQMHGPKGVLEISDNGKGIKENRELTGSGVEIIRGMVEHLNGNLDIDGTNGMKICVSFSMR; encoded by the coding sequence ATGGCACAACAAGATATTCTCTCTACACTTCGAAAGCTGATCTCAGGCATGGATGAGAGCTTGGTCATTTTTGATCAAAATGGAAGTGTTTTACATGCTTCTTATGATTTAGAAAAACTCCTTGAGAAATCAGATATTGTTGGAACTACAATTTTTGAGCATTTAACTTACGAACATGAACGGGTTGAGCATTTTTTGCGAGATCTGAATACTTCCAAATACATGGATCTACAAGTTGTTTTGAAAAAGTCAGTTGGAAGTTTCACTGCTCGGATGAGATTGGCTTCTTGGAAAGTGGCAGATAACGAGTTTGTCGTATTAGGAAGCTTAGTTGATTCTACACAACTTGAGCGAAAAAGAAGAGATTTACTTCGAAAAACATTGACGATTGAATTACTTTCAAAATCGAAAAAAATCCGAAATGGAAAGTTGCATGATGCTATTTATGAAATATTGGAAATGTCATCAAAAGCAGTTGGAGTAACGCGTGTAAGTGCTTGGCTCTTTGATGAATCCCATGAACATATTGAATGCATTGGCAATTATGATACGCGACTAGGTAAGATGATTCCTCAAGAATCGTTGCCTGTTATTGAAATGCCGACCTATTTTATGCTTTTTGAGACGGAGAAAATAATTTTAGCGGCAAACGCGCAGACCTCACCTTATACCTCTGAATTAAATGATAGCTATTTAGTTCCTAATGGAATTGTTTCCTTGATGGATATTCCTATCCGTTCGGAAGGAAGTATTATTGGTGTAATCTGTTTTGAGCAAGTAAAACAAACGCGGAATTGGACTTTAAATGACCAGAAATTTGGCTTAATAGCAGCTCAAATGACATCTCTTGCTGTTGAAACACATAAACGTAAAATAGCACAACAAGAATTGGAAGCTGCTTTGCGTCAACAAAAAAGATTGCTTGTTGAGACGAATCATCGGATAGTAAATAATTTGAAAATCACTTCTAGTTTGTTGAATATACAAGTGAATAAAGCGCGTGATTCTTATCACAAAAATTTGATGTTAGATTCTGTGAATCGGGTGCAAAGTATTTTGAATTTACATGAAATGTTAACAGAAGGCTCTAAGAATTTACGTGTATCATTGAATCAATACATCAACAAACTAGTTCAAAGTTTGAGAGATAGTCTCTCTTTTCCGCAGAAACAACTCCAATTATTGACAAGTATTGATAGTTGCGAAGTGAAGAGCTCACTTGCAATTTGCATTGGAATTATTATCAACGAAGCTGTTTTGAATGCATACAAACACGCTTTTGAAGAAAATGAAATTGGAGTAATCCGGATCGATTTTCAAATGCATGGACCAAAAGGAGTACTAGAAATTAGCGATAATGGAAAAGGAATCAAAGAAAACCGAGAATTGACAGGAAGTGGTGTCGAAATAATTCGTGGAATGGTTGAACACCTCAATGGAAACTTAGATATTGATGGAACGAACGGAATGAAAATTTGCGTTTCATTCTCCATGCGTTAG
- a CDS encoding GNAT family N-acetyltransferase, protein MIEVKNPKTEQEWESYYDLRYRILREPLRKERGSERNDGDENGIHFALYENDQLIAVARLDAVDQTTCQARFVAVESNLQGKGYGKEIMTELENKAERLGYNKLILHARDYALPFYEKLGYTLVGPSYKLFDILQHFEMYKELTHGE, encoded by the coding sequence ATGATAGAAGTAAAAAATCCAAAGACAGAACAAGAATGGGAATCGTATTATGATCTCCGATATCGCATTTTAAGAGAGCCATTACGGAAAGAAAGAGGTTCTGAACGAAATGATGGAGATGAAAACGGGATTCATTTTGCTTTGTATGAAAATGATCAATTAATTGCGGTTGCTCGATTAGATGCTGTAGATCAAACAACTTGTCAAGCTCGTTTTGTAGCTGTTGAATCGAATTTACAAGGCAAAGGATATGGAAAAGAAATTATGACTGAACTTGAAAATAAAGCGGAGCGACTTGGATACAATAAATTGATTCTACATGCCAGAGATTACGCCTTACCTTTCTATGAAAAATTGGGTTATACTTTAGTGGGGCCTTCGTATAAACTATTTGATATTTTACAACACTTTGAGATGTACAAAGAACTAACGCATGGAGAATGA
- a CDS encoding CaiB/BaiF CoA transferase family protein, whose protein sequence is MFEDLIVIDCSTVLAGPSVGTFFAELGAAVTKIENPAIPDVTRTWKLLSEEKNTAISAYFASVNYHKQYLQLDFKNTTHFNELVRLIEKADIFLSNFKKGDAEKFGLTDTFLHSINPRLIIGKISGFGTESDRVAYDLILQAETGFMSMNGTAESGPVKMPVALIDVLAAHQLKEGILTSLLQRTKTNKGQTVSVSLYDAAISSLANQASNYLMEKHIPQRIGSLHPNIAPYGEIFVTKDGKLITFAIGSNKHFQILCSFLELNEFVSDVRFATNVDRVSNRKELKEFIQTEILNLEASEILTFMHQHFVPVGLIQNLKEVFENSESQKLVRTETIENKETKRVSQIAFQLKS, encoded by the coding sequence ATGTTTGAAGATTTAATTGTCATTGATTGCTCAACCGTTTTGGCTGGACCTTCTGTAGGAACTTTTTTTGCAGAATTAGGGGCAGCGGTAACAAAAATCGAAAATCCAGCCATTCCGGATGTTACTCGAACGTGGAAACTTCTTTCCGAAGAGAAAAATACTGCTATTTCTGCCTACTTTGCATCGGTCAATTATCACAAACAATACCTGCAACTCGACTTTAAAAATACCACTCATTTCAATGAGCTCGTAAGATTAATTGAAAAAGCAGACATTTTTTTGAGCAATTTCAAAAAAGGCGATGCTGAAAAATTTGGATTAACAGATACTTTCTTGCATTCCATAAATCCACGATTAATTATCGGGAAAATTTCGGGATTTGGAACAGAAAGTGATCGCGTGGCTTACGATTTAATCCTTCAAGCAGAAACCGGTTTTATGTCAATGAATGGAACAGCTGAATCTGGACCTGTGAAAATGCCAGTAGCTTTAATTGACGTTTTAGCAGCTCATCAATTAAAAGAAGGAATTTTGACTTCTTTATTACAACGAACTAAAACCAATAAAGGACAAACGGTTTCTGTTTCTCTCTACGATGCCGCTATTTCTTCATTGGCAAATCAAGCATCCAATTATTTGATGGAAAAACACATTCCACAACGCATTGGAAGTTTGCATCCAAATATTGCTCCTTATGGTGAAATTTTCGTTACCAAAGATGGAAAACTAATCACTTTTGCCATTGGCAGTAATAAACATTTTCAAATTCTTTGTTCGTTTTTGGAATTAAATGAATTTGTTTCAGATGTGCGTTTTGCAACAAATGTAGACCGAGTTTCAAATAGAAAAGAGCTAAAAGAATTTATTCAAACGGAAATATTAAACCTTGAAGCGAGCGAAATTCTAACATTCATGCATCAACATTTTGTTCCAGTTGGACTGATTCAAAATCTGAAGGAAGTATTTGAAAATTCCGAAAGTCAAAAACTTGTTAGAACCGAAACAATCGAAAACAAAGAAACCAAACGTGTGTCACAAATCGCATTTCAATTGAAATCATGA